CTCAGCcgcagtcttggagtggtcggcaccactatagGAGTGGATCCGCtataggagtgctcggcacccgtcctggagtggtcaaCACCACTGCAGGACCACTCAGCACCACTCCTCGACACCACTCTAGGAGTGCTCAGCTCTGTTGCTGAAGTGGTTTGCACCTCCTCtccagtgtctccaccaccgtggatgaccaagtgctcggcgacgaaggtgctggtaaagccgctagcttcccccatgctcggatTGTTCTAGTCCTAGGCTGCCTTCTCATCGAACATGACATcacgcgagacaagcaccttgcctccgtgtgggtcatagagccggtacgccttggtaccttccatgtagcccaggaacaccatcagtgtgctcctgtcctctagcttggtgaggattgGCTTTGTCGTCCTGATGTGGCCGCTACAGCCGAATgtctggaggaaggacacgctcggcttgcgcccataccaagcttcgaatggcgtcttgcccttcagggccttcgTGGGCacatggttgaggatgaacaccaccgtggtcaccgcttcaccctagaaccttgctggcatgcccttggccttcatcatggatcgatccttgccgaccaccgtctagtttcgccgctccaccacgccattcggCTATGGAGAGTATGCCACGGTGTGGTAtcacaccacaccctgatccacacaCTACGCAGCGAACTCTACCGAGGTGAATTCGCCACcatgatcagtcctcagcacgcgtagcttcttgccgctctccgcctctgcccgcatcttgaacttcttgatcgccgccgccgcttcatccttactcgttaggagttgcagccacatatagcgactgcaatcatccacgagcaggaggaagtaccatcgaccaccgtttgtggctagCATGACTGACCCACAaaggtcgccgtggacgagctcgagagcgtccatcACCCGATAcatggccgcctttgggaatgacagcctcctctgcttctgggctaggcagctatcacacagctGGCCTCCATGCTCGATGTGAGGCAGCCCTTGGACcgtcttctccagccgaccaagcgcgtcgaagctgagatggccgaaccaggcatgccatagccatgactcctcggtgtgccatgctaccaggcacaccggctgctccaccttcaagtcgagtagGTACAGCCggttctgggacctcttcaccttggcaagaaggcatTGTTCCTAGTGCCTGATCCTAAAGGCGCCATCCTTGATCTGTACCTCGCTACCATGCTGATTCAGctagccaatgctgatgatgcttgaacgcagttGCGGATGTAGTAGACATTCATCAGCACGTGGTGCTCACCGTTCTAGCACCAAAAGATAATGGTGTCacgccctcggatcgccacccttgagccgtcactgaACTTCACCGTGTCGGTCACATCGTCGTCGATCttggagaaggcttccttggagccaatcatgtggttgctagcgctagagtccaggtaccaccgctgctcatTTTTGccacccacacgtccgaggtggacttgggcatgCGGTTCGTCAAGGTTTACAACCTTCAAGactgtcccaggtccttccaccaccAACACATctcccttctcctcggcctcaatgtcgtgcagtgcacagaacgtcaccAACAGGATAGTGGCCTTGTCATCATCTTCAGCCTATGCCATATGAgcttagccttcttctcctgcttgtgatttgggcactcccttgcccaatGGTTTGTCTTCCCACAGCatcggcaggcgttggggtcgacccgcttcttcttcttcgaagaagccttgccacggcACTTGCCATTGCCACCACGgctagaggaggctaccccggagttcctccgggcaacccactcctcctctgtcagcagcagatTGCCGATGTCCTTCGTTGTTGTGGCCTGCTtcatgcgctcgtccaccgcccatagacggcctgtcacatcctcaatggtgagggtggataagtccagcatcgtctctatagagaaagtgatctggatgtactttactggcatggagtggaggtacttggagaccgcctcctctccgttgatggtgatgccatggctctttagcttgctgatgagcgtttgtaggcagagggagaagtcctccaccggtTCActgtccttgaacttgaggttggcatactcttgcttcagcagctgggccgtcgtcttctttgcgcggtcggaaccgacgcgtatCACAACaatggcctcccatgcctccttagcagagctcttcgcccctaATGGCTCCCTATACTCTAtgggtacagcagcgaggatagcctccaaggctgacatgtcgtcttctttgttgtcggtgcccttgtcaacagcattatAGAGCCGTCGCGCTCTAAGCTTGAACTtgatggtcaccgaccactcacCATAGTTGGTGTCAGTCagtgtcggccaactggtgccgctgacctcccgcatcgTGCGCACAACGGCATCCTATCGTGACTGGACAGCCATAGCACCACCGCTGCTGTCACCCATCTTCAAACCATGCGTCATCGCTAGCGGTTAGTCCGACGACgtcgcttgtacggctctgataccacttgttagcccactgGATCTCCGGCACGGAGTTATCCGACCACTCACTAGTATTACCGAGCACACACTAGCGATGCCGACCATGAACTCTCGTTGGctaccacacacactatggctagaggtagaagacgggagggagaacagagcacacacatagcacaagcaccagcgttgaccggagctctacagaggagatggcaaactgaACTTGCTCTATTTACTGAGTTGtggtggcaaactatatatacaactctactcatctaatcctagtacacagacatgtcaggctaaCATGCTGCTAcaatgactagatgtgacagcagggcagACTTTGGCGTCTGCCCCTGTTGTGGCTATAGTACGGTAGaagagccgttcggcgcctgcccctacaacggctatagtatcacagcagggacccttttcggcgccgccttctctTGCTACGTGTTCATACGAGGAAGCAGCAGGTTACCTAACAGAATCATGGGGCAGCCAGGGATCGGACCAAATGTTCAGTCCCACCCCGATCGGACCAAATGTTCAGTCCCACCCCGTCATCCACTCTCCAGATCATGCCCTTCTTGACCAGCTCAAGATCGCGTAGCACGCTGCGCCAAGTATAGGACATCCCCGACTTCTGCTTTGTGTTCAGGACAGATGTAGAGGGATAGTACTTAGCCTTCAATACTTGTGCACACAGAGAGTTAGGATGTTGCCAAAGCTGCCAGGTTGTTTAGCAAGCATGGCAAGATTAAAATGATGAATATCATGGAACCCTAagcccccttcttcttttggtttcAACAgttgttctttgttcaaccaatggatcttatgtttgccttctTGATTGTTCCACCAATATCTGAATATCATTGCTCCAATTTGATCACACAACGTCTTGGAAAGGTCAAAGCATCCCATCGCGAAAGTGGGTATAGCCTGAGCCACAGCCTTGATCAAAATTTCTTTGCCCGCCCACGACAAAAAAAAATTCATTCCATCCGGATCTGTTTCCAGATCCAATCTTTAAGATAGGCAAAGGTGCCCGTCTTTGATTGCCCCACATGGACCGGCAGCCCCATGTACCTTTCACTCATAGTCTCTTCTATGACTTGCAACATATCACATACTGTTTTCTTCTGGTTTGCCTTTGTGTTCTGACTAAATAAGATAGCCGACTTTGCTTTGTTGATCAATTGTCCCGAACAGTCCTCATATAGTTGAAGAATCGTCTGCAGGTGCCCACAATCCCCTTCGGTTGCTTGAATCAGGATCAAAGAGTCAGCGGCAAACAGAAGGTGGGATATGCTAGGTGCACCACTGCAAATCTTAACTCCAACCAGAAGACCCTCCCGTTCCCCTTTCTTCAGTAGTGCAGTAAAAGCCTGCGCACACAGAAGAAATAGGTAGGGGGAAAGAGGATCACCTTGACGTAGTCCTCTCTAAGGAACAAAATGCTCAGATAAATCACCATTCACTTTAACTTGATACCTCACTCTAGAAACACACTTCATGATCAGATTAATCTATTGACTAGCAAAACCCAATTTTCTTCATCAATTGAGCTAGGAAACACCACTCCACCCTGTCATAAGCCTTGCTCATGTCTAATTTGATGGCTGCATAACCCATATTTCCCTCTCTTTTGTTCAGCGGAAAATGGGTCAGTTCATAGGCTATGAGAATGTTATCTGAAATCAATCTTCCTAGCACAAAGGCACTCTGATTTGGAGTGATGATATTAGGGAGCACTTGTCTAAGTCTATTTGACATTACTTTGGACACCACCTTATAAATCGTATTGCATAAACTTATGGGTATTATATCAGTCACCTTCTCAGGTTTGTCCACCTTGGGAATTAGAGAGATGATAGTATCATTCCAGCCATCAGGCATCTGGCCGCCATTCAGCACATCAATAACCTCCTTTGTTAACTAGTCCCCAACGATGTCCCAGTATTTCTTGAAAAAAGATAGGCGGCATACCATCCGGCCCTGGCGCCTTTAGATCACCAATAGCATCAAGTGCGGCTTTGACTTCTTCCGGGGTGAACTTACCCAAGAGAAGATCATTCATCTCTAGTGTAATACTAGTCAAGACAGCATCAAGAAGCTGCCGGAGCTGCTCCTCGCCTGGTGCCACACTAGTGCTGAAAAGCTGTAGAAAATAGTTAGTAACAAGTTCCTGCTTCTCTAATTCTTCCACCGCCCAGCCCCCATTCTCCTTTTGTAATTTCCCTATCCTATTTCTCCTTCTCCGACTAGAACAAACATTATTGAAGAAAGTTGTATTGCGATCACCGAACCGCAACCAATTTGTGTGGGCTTGTTGTCGCCAATACAA
This DNA window, taken from Miscanthus floridulus cultivar M001 chromosome 13, ASM1932011v1, whole genome shotgun sequence, encodes the following:
- the LOC136499841 gene encoding uncharacterized protein, with product MREVSGTSWPTLTDTNYGEWSVTIKFKLRARRLYNAVDKGTDNKEDDMSALEAILAAVPIEYREPLGAKSSAKEAWEAIVVIRVGSDRAKKTTAQLLKQEYANLKFKDSEPVEDFSLCLQTLISKLKSHETMLDLSTLTIEDVTGRLWAVDERMKQATTTKDIGNLLLTEEEWVARRNSGVASSSRGGNGKCRGKASSKKKKRVDPNACRCCGKTNHWARECPNHKQEKKAKLIWHRLKMMTRPLSCW